From a region of the Panicum virgatum strain AP13 chromosome 2K, P.virgatum_v5, whole genome shotgun sequence genome:
- the LOC120673408 gene encoding uncharacterized protein LOC120673408, with translation MAPKKDKAPPTSFLGSMKMTHAMLKDLENRGMITAGLGRVPPKADVYAKPENDETKTCGVTPSVENFAQVSCVHYQQKTIAIRGSDGSSTKAKPQYGCYTFAFHPNAPSLVATSKNKWSGDWASYWFYHKVSLDPVMKRHPLMVKKIGNLGESPKVEVECSPENER, from the exons ATGGCCCCAAAGAAAGACAAGGCTCCGCCCACCTCGTTTCTTGGCTCGATGAAGATGACTCACGCGATGTTGAAGGATCTGGAGAATCGAGGCATGATCACTGCAGGACTCGGGCGAGTCCCGCCAAAGGCTGATGTCTACGCGAAGCCTGAAAACGACGAG ACGAAGACCTGCGGTGTGACGCCATCAGTGGAGAATTTTGCCCAGGTCAGCTGCGTGCATTACCAGCAGAAGACCATTGCAATCCGTGGTTCCGACGGCTCATCGACCAAGGCGAAGCCCCAATATGGCTGCTACACATTCGCGTTCCATCCGAATGCGCCCAGCCTCGTTGCCACCTCCAAGAACAAATGGTCAGGGGACTGGGCTTCGTACTGGTTTTACCACAAGGTCTCACTAGACCCAGTGATGAAGCGCCACCCCCTCATGGTTAAGAAGATCGGTAATTTGGGTGAGTCGCCCAAAGTCGAGGTGGAGTGCAGCCCCGAGAATGAGAGGTAG